From the genome of Vicia villosa cultivar HV-30 ecotype Madison, WI unplaced genomic scaffold, Vvil1.0 ctg.000857F_1_1, whole genome shotgun sequence, one region includes:
- the LOC131631698 gene encoding uncharacterized protein LOC131631698 — protein sequence MGYWLGDKWCWNVTKAHKVLAQQASVEMADLYTLLMDVNLNANSEDVIVWPFDVSKCYTVRSGYDLLQQQQQGGELDICRKQGLEYIWASKVPSKLKFFYWRVILDKLPTRNQLVRRGIIANNHEALCAFCELRYEEPFHIFISCSKLQILWGKINLWLDIDSQGAEDCCEQLHEGISALSGKIQCKRAAAIWMMIWWCIWKARNNIIFNNAVFDCDELFVSILWYSWWWLAIEAKDRIRSNFYEWYKNPSLCM from the coding sequence ATGGGGTATTGGTTAGGTGATAAGTGGTGTTGGAATGTTACTAAGGCGCACAAGGTTCTTGCACAACAGGCGTCCGTGGAAATGGCAGATTTGTATACTTTGCTTATGGATGTTAATTTAAATGCTAACAGTGAAGATGTAATTGTATGGCCGTTTGACGTGTCAAAATGTTATACGGTTCGCTCTGGTTACGACTTATTACAGCAGCAGCAACAAGGTGGGGAGCTAGACATATGCAGAAAACAGGGGTTGGAGTATATTTGGGCATCTAAGGTACCTTCTAAGCTCAAATTTTTTTACTGGAGAGTAATTTTAGACAAGCTGCCGACGAGGAATCAGTTGGTTCGCCGTGGAATTATTGCGAATAACCATGAGGCCTTATGCGCTTTCTGTGAGCTGCGTTATGAAGAACCTTTTCATATCTTCATTTCCTGTTCTAAGTTACAAATTTTGTGGGGAAAAATTAATCTTTGGCTGGATATTGATTCGCAAGGGGCAGAAGATTGCTGTGAACAACTTCATGAGGGAATTTCTGCTTTGTCGGGGAAGATTCAATGCAAAAGGGCTGCAGCTATTTGGATGATGATATGGTGGTGTATTTGGAAGGCTAGAAATAATATCATTTTCAATAATGCGGTTTTTGATTGCGATGAATTATTCGTCTCAATACTTTGGTACTCTTGGTGGTGGCTTGCTATCGAAGCCAAAGATAGAATTAGAAGTAACTTTTATGAGTGGTATAAAAACCCATCTTTATGTATGTGA